One Fusarium poae strain DAOMC 252244 chromosome 4, whole genome shotgun sequence DNA window includes the following coding sequences:
- a CDS encoding hypothetical protein (BUSCO:2523at5125), whose amino-acid sequence MPTIYSSLYSNFVRQGSTFAKSITTHGYAQSVVAATHPHVLNSQNRPVFVRRKTNRLNRFSSLQLHSAFHTERTASSGLPSVEHRPGQNHGGLDAYFEALQHQQATGEVDSEWTQFDFQKSIEWKPTAASILTKDKSAAQDVIEQALIEDAEVKSNLSIEDQAALAHIDAALERELEVRSLQEAAENAVAEGRPISSLGFKSRSPVISRSQTPASVARSAIPSVGTQSLSYADHLHKLAKDGRYVEIPAVFEAMLAIGVQPIAGAYNALLLAAIHIPMKKTEIVSKALDVYADMLRRKVSPDADTFNILVGLLASRCLEVAELKAALEDKRVRFGGMDEPGKFMLPSHEFEHAILCEDDRLDYAIKLFDTSVDTDVAEYTAETYHQLITACAKDGRVADMLRLFEHMEASQTVPFAAVFPTMITAFASSGDLISAVECYNEYRNLAIAHDDGQTTLNDRLDAEVYAAVINAYVVTDKIEGAMKFFKKIVDEYGVRAADIKDALVTTGFVKGFITRGIYQEAFYWAQSVEAESRAKAMSEIATVAADKDDKETAIAAYNGMPMYADDLVTPATALLAMSVREGDVVSASKYWQALNSPEVQVTTAFIEPTAMYAVALIGSGQVVEGMDQSEMMFQRIRASLSEAKSHLVEEIDEGAEFISRYMETRGIVDPRQLAPQVLDFTQQPAVASSYLSTPALPSFEDTYDPYAHNTDFKGSSLIADDLEGSHGRKGPRLNEALTRFRNMRRAGRHPRYITYAKLISAAARDGKVDLCYDILAMARTDMPIMPQYAVVRYGWSSILDAMIGACLTVGNRGRAEQFHQELLEIGASPSANTFGLYITTLKDSTKTFDEASEAVRIFHRAKAEGVEPSSFLYNALIGKLGKARRIDDCLFYFGEMRNLGIKPTSVTYGTIVNALCRVSDEKFAETLFDEMEAMPNYKARPAPYNSMMQFFLTTKRDKSKVLAYYERMKAKGIAPTAHTYKLLVDTHATLDPVDMEAAEEILDMIRASGQRVEPVHYASLIHARGCVLHDMEGAMKMFDSVVKESLVPISASLYQALFEAMVANHQVAASEPVLAHMRSKGVELTPYIANTLIHGWAAEKKIEKAQGIYDAVGREKREPSTYEAMTRAFLAVEQREQAKGVVGEMLTRGYPSAVVNKVLELLGGGQQEVAE is encoded by the coding sequence ATGCCCACCATATACTCCTCCCTCTACTCGAATTTCGTCCGTCAAGGATCAACATTCGCAAAGTCTATTACAACACACGGTTACGCGCAATCCGTTGTTGCCGCCACTCACCCTCACGTCCTCAACTCACAGAATCGACCTGTCTTTGTACGACGAAAGACCAACCGACTCAATCGTTTCTCTAGCCTCCAGCTTCATTCCGCCTTCCACACTGAGCGCACAGCATCTTCGGGCCTCCCGTCCGTAGAGCACCGCCCCGGCCAAAACCATGGAGGTCTAGACGCGTATTTCGAGGCCTTGCAACACCAGCAGGCCACCGGTGAAGTCGACTCCGAATGGACTCAGTTCGATTTCCAGAAAAGCATTGAGTGGAAGCCCACTGCGGCATCCATTCTTACTAAGGACAAGTCCGCTGCTCAGGATGTTATTGAACAAGCTTTGATTGAGGATGCTGAGGTCAAGTCGAACTTGTCAATTGAGGACCAGGCAGCTCTTGCGCATATCGATGCTGCCCTTGAGCGTGAGCTTGAGGTGCGAAGTCTGCAGGAGGCAGCTGAAAATGCTGTCGCCGAAGGACGACCGATCTCATCCCTTGGCTTCAAGTCACGATCCCCAGTGATTTCCAGGTCACAAACCCCTGCAAGTGTCGCTCGAAGCGCCATTCCGTCTGTTGGCACCCAATCGTTGTCTTACGCCGACCATCTCCACAAGCTTGCAAAGGATGGTCGTTATGTTGAGATTCCCGCAGTCTTTGAGGCAATGCTGGCCATCGGCGTACAACCAATTGCCGGTGCCTACAATGCTCTCTTGTTGGCTGCCATCCATATCCCTATGAAGAAGACTGAGATTGTCTCCAAGGCTCTCGATGTCTACGCTGATATGCTCCGGAGGAAGGTTTCGCCAGATGCTGACACTTTTAACATTCTTGTCGGTCTTCTGGCTTCTCGATGCCTCGAGGTTGCTGAGCTGAAGGCTGCTTTAGAAGACAAGAGGGTGCGATTCGGTGGCATGGACGAGCCCGGCAAGTTCATGCTCCCGTCCCACGAATTTGAGCATGCTATTCTTTGCGAGGATGACCGTCTTGATTACGCCATCAAGTTGTTCGACACATCGGTTGACACTGATGTTGCCGAGTATACTGCTGAGACGTATCACCAGTTGATCACCGCTTGTGCCAAGGACGGACGTGTTGCTGACATGCTCCGTCTCTTCGAGCACATGGAGGCTAGCCAAACCGTTCCCTTTGCCGCCGTGTTCCCTACCATGATCACTGCTTTCGCCTCATCCGGGGATCTGATTAGTGCTGTCGAATGCTACAACGAATACCGAAACTTAGCAATCGCTCATGATGATGGCCAGACCACTCTCAATGATCGACTTGACGCTGAGGTTTACGCTGCAGTCATCAACGCCTACGTGGTTACTGACAAGATTGAGGGTGCCATGAAGTTCTTCAAAAAGATCGTCGACGAGTACGGTGTCCGCGCTGCCGATATCAAGGACGCTCTCGTCACAACTGGTTTTGTCAAGGGCTTCATCACCCGTGGTATTTACCAGGAAGCTTTCTACTGGGCCCAGTCCGTTGAGGCCGAATCCCGTGCTAAGGCTATGAGCGAGATTGCCACCGTTGCTGCTGACAAGGACGACAAGGAAACTGCTATCGCCGCTTATAATGGTATGCCTATGTATGCCGATGATCTAGTGACTCCTGCCACGGCTCTTCTCGCTATGAGCGTTCGTGAGGGTGATGTTGTTAGCGCTTCGAAATACTGGCAAGCCTTGAACAGTCCTGAGGTGCAGGTTACTACTGCTTTCATTGAACCCACAGCCATGTATGCTGTCGCTTTGATCGGCTCCGGGCAGGTTGTGGAGGGTATGGATCAGTCTGAGATGATGTTCCAGCGAATTCGGGCATCTCTATCCGAGGCCAAGTCCCATCTCGTTGAAGAGATTGACGAGGGCGCCGAGTTCATCTCTCGATACATGGAGACTCGAGGCATCGTTGACCCCCGTCAACTAGCCCCTCAAGTTCTTGACTTCACACAGCAGCCCGCGGTCGCTTCATCTTACCTATCGACTCCCGCCCTTCCCAGCTTCGAGGATACTTATGATCCCTATGCCCACAACACCGATTTCAAGGGCTCTTCCCTTATCGCTGATGATCTTGAGGGCAGCCATGGTCGTAAGGGACCTCGTCTCAACGAGGCCCTCACCCGTTTCCGAAACATGCGACGTGCCGGCCGACATCCTCGTTACATTACTTACGCTAAGCTTATTTCTGCTGCTGCCCGTGATGGCAAGGTCGATCTGTGCTATGACATCCTTGCCATGGCCCGCACCGATATGCCCATCATGCCCCAGTATGCTGTTGTCCGTTACGGATGGTCTAGTATTCTTGATGCCATGATTGGGGCCTGTCTTACCGTGGGCAACCGTGGACGCGCTGAGCAATTCCACCAGGAGTTGTTAGAAATCGGCGCTAGCCCCTCCGCGAACACTTTCGGTCTATATATCACCACTCTGAAGGACTCAACTAAGACTTTCGATGAAGCATCTGAGGCTGTCCGCATCTTTCACCGTGCCAAGGCTGAGGGTGTTGAGCCCAGCTCATTCCTGTACAATGCCCTCATTGGTAAGCTCGGCAAGGCGCGCCGCATTGATGACTGCCTGTTCTACTTCGGCGAGATGAGAAACCTCGGAATTAAGCCTACGTCTGTAACCTATGGTACTATCGTCAACGCCTTGTGTCGCGTTAGCGACGAGAAGTTTGCTGAGACATTGTttgatgagatggaggcCATGCCCAACTACAAGGCTCGTCCCGCTCCTTACAACAGTATGATGCAGTTCTTCTTGACCACTAAACGCGACAAGTCCAAGGTGCTGGCTTATTACGAGCGCATGAAGGCTAAGGGTATCGCCCCCACTGCACACACTTATAAACTCCTTGTCGACACTCATGCCACTCTGGACCCGGTTGATATGGAGGCCGCTGAGGAGATCCTCGACATGATCCGTGCCTCTGGCCAGCGCGTCGAACCTGTTCACTACGCTTCCCTTATCCACGCGAGGGGATGCGTTCTACATGACATGGAAGGTGCTATGAAGATGTTTGATTCCGTTGTCAAAGAGTCTCTCGTCCCCATCAGTGCCAGCCTGTACCAAGCTCTCTTCGAGGCCATGGTTGCTAATCATCAGGTTGCTGCTTCTGAGCCCGTCCTCGCGCACATGCGAAGCAAAGGTGTGGAGCTGACCCCTTACATCGCCAACACTTTAATTCACGGCTGGGCcgctgagaagaagatcgaaAAGGCTCAGGGCATCTATGATGCTGTTGGCCGGGAGAAGCGTGAGCCTAGCACATACGAGGCTATGACTCGTGCGTTCCTGGCTGTGGAGCAACGTGAACAGGCCAAGGGTGTTGTCGGCGAGATGCTCACCCGCGGCTACCCCAGTGCTGTTGTCAACAAGGTTCTTGAGCTCCTTGGAGGAGGTCAGCAAGAAGTTGCTGAGTAA
- a CDS encoding hypothetical protein (BUSCO:33794at5125), whose product MSLKHPTIAVSAPGKVFLAGGYLVLDQEYTAFVFGLNARINIIAGDIHTTAGVQLTEIVVDSPQFLDAQWRYGYHLAGEGGGIKVTQLQVGTQINPNPFVETTLSYALTYIDRVAGHRPSHSLASARLIILADNDYYSHSESDTTRSGRFAKFPVTLSNANKTGLGSSAALVTSLTASLLVHYLPEDLFNIDSDKGKRTLHNLAQAAHCAAQGKVGSGFDVATAVYGSCRYRRFSPATLNKIPEPGATGFADALVKLVDGESEWDVEVLKDAVTMPKGVVLRMCDVDCGSKTVGMVKKVLAWKATNADESKTLWDELQKRNEELIATLNAGDVSQLPEKITAVREKIREMGSASEVPIEPESQTELLDALSTVEGVYGGVVPGAGGYDALALLMKDDEETKQRVEVFLEKWATEKGTKVKLLGVKGEMEGVRSESLDVYAGWV is encoded by the exons ATGAGCCTCAAGCACCCCACCATCGCCGTCTCAGCTCCTGGCAAGGTCTTCCTCGCTGGCGGGTACCTCGTCCTGGATCAGGAGTACACGGCCTTTGTATTCGGTCTCAATGCtcgcatcaacatcatcgcaGGAGATATCCACACAACCGCTGGCGTTCAGCTTACTGAGATTGTGGTCGATAGCCCTCAGTTCCTTGATGCTCAATGGCGGTATGGATATCACCTTGCCGGTGAGGGCGGCGGTATCAAAGTGACTCAATTGCAAGT CGGTACTCAGATCAACCCCAACCCCTTCGTCGAGACGACTCTCAGCTATGCTCTCACCTACATCGACCGCGTTGCTGGGCATCGTCCCAGTCACAGCTTAGCATCTGCCCGTCTCATCATCCTTGCAGACAATGACTATTACTCTCACTCAGAATCCGACACCACTCGTTCAGGTCGTTTCGCCAAGTTCCCCGTGACTCTGAGCAATGCTAACAAGACTGGTCTTGGCTCTTCCGCTGCTCTTGTCACCTCACTAACCGCCTCACTCCTTGTTCATTATCTACCCGAGGATCTCTTTAACATTGATTCCGACAAAGGAAAGAGAACGCTGCATAACTTAGCCCAGGCTGCCCACTGCGCTGCCCAGGGCAAGGTTGGCTCGGGCTTTGATGTTGCGACGGCTGTTTATGGATCGTGTAGGTACAGGCGCTTCTCTCCGGCCACGCTGAACAAGATCCCCGAACCCGGTGCGACTGGCTTCGCTGATGCTCTGGTGAAGCTCGTCGACGGCGAGTCTGAGTGGGATGTGGAGGTTCTCAAGGATGCTGTCACGATGCCCAAGGGTGTCGTTCTGCGTATGTGCGATGTCGACTGCGGAAGCAAAACCGTCGGTATGGTCAAGAAGGTCCTCGCGTGGAAGGCCACAAACGCCGACGAATCCAAGACTCTTTGGGATGAACTACAGAAGCGTAACGAGGAACTGATTGCCACTCTTAATGCCGGCGATGTTTCACAGCTGCCCGAGAAGATTACCGCTGTGCGAGAGAAGATTAGAGAGATGGGCAGCGCGAGCGAGGTTCCCATCGAGCCTGAGAGCCAGACAGAGCTCCTGGACGCTCTCAGCACCGTCGAAGGGGTCTATGGTGGTGTGGTCCCTGGTGCGGGTGGTTACGATGCGCTGGCTCTCCTGATGAAAGACGATGAGGAGACGAAGCAGCG